In Stomoxys calcitrans chromosome 2, idStoCalc2.1, whole genome shotgun sequence, the following proteins share a genomic window:
- the LOC106086252 gene encoding glycerophosphodiester phosphodiesterase 1: protein MNIFTIFWYLLKMFYQLLCCSFSFLAFLFNVFWFMCNVASGLLPWFTITLVVICIASKFVKLRSPDEKRLQRLLASGSQGLYPEDLSFWPIAHRGAGYDAPENSKAALKKCVARSYRNVLVDAGLTACGEIVIVNRLTLEKAGLSGSIAVHTLESLKKINIAELHPMGKHFEPEYVLTLQELLEFLEENRLTVFLYISDNSSQMIERLKSCINSVFIERIIVITRSPITIYQLRKVNPDVICGLWTEKSLALPLLKASTLITSIYGAFFRNIISPVIGISVVFLSKEEFNLHIAELWRNVGVRPIVYNVNSPNEKRYFQKTMKTQYLTDSLRSEPHLLMKA, encoded by the exons ATgaatatttttaccatattttggtATCTCCTTAAAATGTTTTATCAACTTTTATGTTGCTCGTTTAGTTTCCTTGCCTTTCTGTTCAATGTCTTCTGGTTCATGTGCAATGTAGCCTCCGGTTTATTGCCATGGTTCACCATTACGTTAGTTGTCATATGTATTGCTTCGAAATTTGTCAAGCTTCGAAGTCCCGATGAGAAGCGGTTGCAACGTTTGTTGGCCTCTGGCAGTCAAGGTCTCTACCCCGAAGATTTGTCATTTTGGCCAATAGCCCACAGGGGTGCAGGGTATGATGCTCCAGAAAACTCCAAAGCGGCATTGAAGAAA TGTGTTGCTCGCAGCTATCGTAACGTTTTAGTTGATGCCGGTCTAACAGCATGTGGGGAAATTGTGATTGTAAACCGTTTGACCTTAGAGAAGGCCGGACTTTCTGGCAGTATAGCAGTGCACACATTGGaatctttaaagaaaatcaaTATAGCCGAATTGCATCCTATGGG CAAACATTTCGAGCCTGAATATGTGCTGACGTTACAGGAACTTTTGGAATTCTTAGAAGAAAATAGACTAACTGTATTTTTATACATATCAGATAATAGCTCACAAATGATAGAACGTTTAAAATCCTGCATAAATTCTGTATTTATAGAGCGTATTATTGTCATAACCCGATCTCCGATAACTATTTATCAG CTACGTAAAGTTAATCCCGATGTAATATGCGGTTTATGGACTGAAAAATCACTGGCATTACCATTGCTTAAAGCTTCAACTTTGATTACCTCAATATATGGTGCTTTCTTTCGAAATATAATCTCGCCTGTAATTGGTATAAGTGTAGtttttctttccaaagaggaaTTTAATCT GCATATTGCTGAATTATGGCGCAATGTTGGAGTGCGGCCAATTGTTTACAATGTCAATTCACCGAACGAAAAACgctattttcaaaaaacaatgAAGACACAATACTTAACCGATTCTTTAAGATCGGAGCCTCATCTACTAATGAAAGCCTAA